The genomic window AAGCTCTATAGGTTCACTAGCTCTTCGAATCTTATCTGATTCTTCCATTTTCCTAATCTGATCTGGTGTATACTTTACTAGACAGGTTGATATCTGAATCGTCCCTGAAAGAAACAATTCACAGAACAACAACATAAGGAAATGCAAACCACATGTCAAATGAAAGAAACCATACTGCCAAGACCAGTTTATGCGTTCATATGAAAAAAACTGTATACCTTGGGTCCCTTCACAGCAAGATAATCACCAACGCGCAGCTCTCTGAAATGGTTGATATCAGAAGTGTTTGgaaattcgacaaagataaataaaatcaaaatcgattctacagaaaagaaaagaaaagaaaaacagggAAAAAATttggaagaagaagcagaaatctggagaaaagaaaatggagaaaagaaaaaaatgtgagaAGAAAAAAAGCGTACCGTACCAGAAGAAGAATGAGAAATCTGAAAGGGGAAAATTGAGAAACATCGGGAGAGGATGAGGGAAAAGAAATTACATGTGCAAGGAAGCGTGGAAGAAGGAGCATTGAGGACGAGGGCAGAAAACGGAAGAGAAAAAAGGGAAAGACGCGGAATGGGTAATCGGCGCAATCAATGTAATGGGGGAGGAACCGATTCGGGGGGAATGGGAAAACAGCGAACCAAACAGCCGTTTCCTGGTGGGCCCGCTGCATAGGGGGAATACGCATGCATTCCCTCCCAACCAAACACGCTGTTAGtctttatacctaattactcttaattcatacaaattcacttaaccaaaaccaaattaactacacaactagctttgtaaatatttattaaatatttattagtcTGATTTACGAGAACGGAGTCTCGGGAATGCacttttttaatttggtccttttctcttaattaattaactattgaaacattaaaatttcttaacgaaactttaataccaccttaatgacactctgtaaatatttataaaaatatttacggctcggtttataaaaacaaggccccgataccttattttctaaaactacttgaacttaataaatcacttatataacaaaaattatcaaatcaaaaacctttttaaaaatcacatgtgactcataaatattagataataatatttacgaacttacttgtcGGATTTGGTGACCCCGAAACTattatttccgacaccactgaaaagcGAGATGTTATAGGAGCAGTTAACCAAGCAATTTGGTTAAGGAAGATCATGGCTGACTTGAACTTACACCAAAAGGAAGCAACAGAGATTAAATGTGACAACCAATCtactgttgcaattgcaaagaatccagtgttccatgggaAGACAAAACATTTAAGATCAAGTTTCATTTTGTTAAGGAAATGGAACAATCTCAAGAAGTTAAATTGATTCATTGTAGTTCTGAAGATCAGCTAGCTGATATCTTGACAAAGCCTCTTTGCGTGTCAAGATTCAAGGATTTAAGAGCAAAATTGGGAGTTTGCAGCATAcaagccaaggaggagtgttgaagctgGCTTACATGCAAACCATGAAGTAGACCAAGTTGCCCCGAGCCATGCAAGTTGCTGCTAAAGATCATGCAGATGTTTTGTTACTTCAATTGGATGTTTTGTTACTTAGTTAGATATGAACTAAGTTGTTAGCatgtttgatgtaattaggtgttGATAGATCGATAAGTCAGCTTTACCAAGTGTACAACTTATGTTtatcaagtttctatgctacttAGTGGAGTTAGGTAAATGTTTAGGTAGCATTTTTCATCATTTTGGCCAGCTAAATGTTTGGTTTATGTAATGGCTTTATGCATTTATTCAATGTAATGAAAATCTTTTaaattcttcttcattttctaGTTTTACTTGAGCACTTTTAAGTTCACAAAACTATAGCCGATTCTCTTGTTTGATCAGCAAGAAATTGAAGCTTATTGCTTAAGTTTCTGTcaaagtttcacattttattttcttagttcCAACAAAAAAAAGCTCATACGGACATGCTTGGTGGAATTGAAGAAACTTGCAGAAGCAGAAGATTTGAGTTGGAAATGATGTTAGACTCATTCAATCAGTCTTTTCTCCTGAAAGTGAGTCAAATTTAATTGCTTGACATCAAAAGCACTACCTCTACTTTATCTTCCATACGTAATTATGTATGTATCTATATTTACTTGATGCATATTCGTCTTCGTATACATATTAATTATATTAGGGTTTCTTTAGAAAGCAAATACAAGTGTTGAACATGAGGGCTGAAACCAATTGCTTTTCTCCCATACAGGAGTTCATTCGACCAATAGGATTTGATGACCATGTTAACTTGGGATGAACGAAAGATGGGTGTGAAGTTTAATGATGAAAATGATAGTAATTAAGTAGTAGTTGGATTGTTACACCTTCTTTGCTTTCTTCTACAATTTCATTAAAGTGCCTGCCTTGCATGTGGGTGAAGTTGAGCCAGACACCAATGAAACAAGATTACTTTCCAATcaactataattcaaatttttaagtttttgatgtaatatttgattaaaattttgtaaaagttatatccataaaattaattcattaaacACTTTAGTAGAAAATGTTATAGTAATTTTTGAAGTTAGAcccattaaataaatattttttaatcatatttattattaacaaaagtTATATTTGTTtgttcttaaatattatttattttaaataaaaaattaatacattactctaaaaaataatacatgattaaatttaaatataaattaaaatttaattcaaccttgcttaaaataaatttaaaattaaataagttttatGATTTTGTAGCTAGAAAAgtatattgtataaaaataatgaaaataaataaataaaaatagataaatttctTCCTAAAGTTTTACTTTCCAACCATATGAGAAAGTTGCTTTACACcattatttaaatgaaaataatttccAAGGGAATGACACATTTTTTGAGaaagttattttattatactACACACGAAAATTGCTCTCCCACTAATGAAACTCCTACCTTACCAAACGTATGAACTctgaaatttatttaaattaaaatttcatggttgattTTATTCTTTTGAATATTGAAAGTGTTTAGTTAAAAAAAgatctaaaataaattatttaaaattttaagggaaCTTATTTTCATATGTACATTTTTAAAAGtatatttccattttcatttaacAAATGagttctttaattttcaaaaaccaaaattaaaatatattttttcagatCATATGAAGCATTATTTTACTAACACAAATATCTGAATTTGATATACACGAATGaagtgaaaaaataaataaataacctcccttcaatatttttttttttggacaaaTTTGGAATAAACAAACATGATTATAAGCTTTGACCacaaagaaaagatgataagcaTCAGCCAACCATTTCTCATCATGAAAATGTTGGACTCTAACAACAAAAATCAGCAAGTGAAGTAGATGATCTTAACAAATGAAGAAAATTTAACTTAAACCTCTTTTACTATAACAaataaactgttttttttttcaaaggaaCAACCACCATTCCAGAAAACTGAGTCACAGGTGGAATATACAATAGAGGAACAAAGAACACACACACACCAATGATGCCCATAATTACACTTGAATGAGCCTGGTCATCAATGGAAAGACCAGCGTCCAGGGCTGCTATGGTTTGTTGCTCCAATAATTGGAAAAAAAACTCTGCTGATCCACGTGCTTGATAGAAGTTCCCATTCTTGCTCTCGATCACTTCCTCAATCACTTCTGTATAGCTTAAATTGAACAGCCTAGTTTCAAGACCATTGGCGCCGTTTATTTCTTTGAATCCTTTAAATATAGCGGACCAACGCCCCAACTTCAGCCATGGGACAATAAATTTGAAGGGAACCTCCtaattgattattttgtataacATATGTACAAAAATGCCCACAGGGGGTAATGGCTGTTGTTAGCAAGCCCATTGTTGATGCATTCACTTCAGACCTTACTCTTTAATGAGGTGGAAAAAAGGAGCTTTGCCACTTCACAATCTCATCCCTTTGGTGAAAGAATATATATGATTGCCATCATAAGTCGCTCATCCAGCTAGTTGAAGAAATAGGGAGATTCCAGAACCTCCCGAAGATCAAAGTCCCCTCGCTCAGGTAACGGTGGAAAGTTCAATGAAGGGAAGGCCTTCTGAAAGCTTTCCAATAACTGTAACCAAAAATTCGACCATCATCGTGTAATCAGCAGAAAACATTACCCAGAAAACATAACAAATGTTATATCAGTTGAGAAATTTGTTTTCCACCATCTATCGAATATACATGAGAATTAGAATGAAACTTGGATATACAAGACTGTTCATgttatatacacaaatatataacCAGTTTGCAGATATTCACCTCCATACCAATACAAGGTTATCCCAATATGCCATTTCTATATTACCTTTTCCATTAATGTGTTTAACATGAAACGAAATCATCATAATGGAAATTCGAGAAAGGCATGGAAGATCTTAGAAATTTGACAGTGTCTCTtaactcttttctttctttcttttttaaacttGAATTTGGCCGATATACTACACATTTCACAAGGAAAGCCTCTAAAATAATCCAAGCATCAATATAAATTCTAAAAGAGTGCAGAATCAGAGATACATTACATTTTCTAATATTGGTGCCTCGTAGAGTTCAACAAACTTTTCTCTTAGTATCCTATTCATTTCATCAACATCGCATGCATGTGTCCAGTATGAATCATGGACCCCTGTGACGGCAGAAGCATTGAATTTAGACTTCATCAGATGGGCAAATATATGAACGCATGGATGCACTAAAAGTCACTACAGGAAAAAACTCACTACATACCTGCAAAATTCAAGCCTGCCTTTTTACAGGCAACAGCAGTCATCATCATATGGGAGCCATCAAGGGAGTGAACAAAATTTGGGGGGAATGCGGTTCTCTGCCGCTTAACCATGACCTACGATCACAGTTTTAACAGAATTAAAAGTTACACATGGCAACATAGCAAATTGGTTATGAACATAAGCAAATCTAAAATTGCACTGTCAAGGGAGATCAAGAAAATGGTTTATTGCCATGGATATAAAATCCTAGAAAATTTGACAATCATTTCCTTTGTTCAGCAACCATAAAAGGGCACAGATAATGGAAGAAAAGTACCTTGTCAGTTTCTCGTTGTAGAGTCAACACCTGAAGAGAAGTTTTTATCTGCATCAAATTAAAGATATTAGAATTTTTGTTAATGTTTTCATTTTTGCATAGTAAAATATTTCCCATTTCAAAGTTCCATAAAAGTCTTAGACAATTACAAGATGCCGCCCTAATTGCCGGTAAGGTTGTACAACCGGAAGACCAAGTGGAGTGACCCAACGCACTGGCTGATTCTCAGAAGCTATAACCTGTTTATATTCATCTGTCAGCATGTGGAAGTATGCAAGAAAGATTATAGGAAAATACAAAATAAAGAGCACATATATCAAACAAATCAAGATGGAATGCATGTCAAAACAACGCCATAAAAACAAGTTAGTAGGAATCACCAACTGAATTAGATATTGTGTTAGTAGTTCGATTCTCATTCTTAATTACTTCACTAATTTTCACCAGAAGCTGTCACCAATTGTATAGCCAATATAAAGATTTTCATAAATTCCCTTAAAGTACTTATTACCAGTTTCAACGAACATTAAGCACTTAGGTTTTAAGTCTAGAAATAAATGTGCCAAACCAATGAACATttctttctattcttttattCTCTACTTTTCTAGCCTTCTTGCATGTATGATAAATTCATAAATCTGTTTGTAGAAGAGCCATTTGCCAACTTCAGAGTCAGAAAACATTAGCAATATTCACAACCACATAAATaccaaaagaaaacaataaaacaataaatgactgacctttgcacattcaCCAAGCCAACCCATGATACTTCTTGCAGCTTGAAACATCTCTCCTAGGGCAGTCAAGGTGGTCTGAACATAGAAGAAAACAATCAAGTTAATACACAAAACCAGACAATGATATGCATACATGCACACACAAGAAAATTCCTCACTCTTGCTGCATAGCAAGATGCAACGAAAAGCTGTGTATCATCTGCAACAGCACCTCGCTCCTTCAACCGTCTCTTGATCTGGTCACGTGCACCAACATAAGTAACACCATATACAGAAGTCATCACAGTCTGCTTCACCAGCTTCCGATCAACCTAAAGATTTGAAATAGTGAAGGATCAGTGATAAGATAAACACAAGTGTGAGCAATGAAACTCCTTACACCAGGAACTAACCGCCTGAGTACACGCATTGCAATTTCAGTTGACCAAATGCACAAATTAGATAATAGAAGAATCCCACATACCTATTTAGTATAACATTTTTCCCAGATCATCATTTTCCTCTTTTCAGCCAACAGAAGGTGTTAGTCCTCAATTAATTATTAGATcaggttattattttattagaagTATAAGGAGATTTTATTTATGAGTATTTGATATCTTCAggagatattttataattaaaagtattttagagAGATATTAGGAGTCTTTCTTTATTTAGAGtcattgttttaattttcttGGCTTATAAGTCTTCTATTCAAAAGAGTAAACCTATGTAACCTCTATTTAAGATGCTGAGTGATAGCAATAAAATTAAGGAATTATTCCAATATTTAGAGGTTTAAGACTCTCTCTTAACAAGTCTAAGGTATGGAATTCCCTTTGACAAGTTCCACATATTCATCATAGGATATTCGCGTGGAAGAAACAGAAACAAGGGGAAATGCCCCACTGAGTCAAACAGTTTGTCTACAAACCATCCAGTGACTTGATCAGTAACTCAGGACCGTAACAGAAGGAAATGAAACAAACCTGATTGATTAAAAGCCGTGCATGTAGCGCATTAGGATTTGTTGCAGGATCTTCCTGTGCATCTCTCTTCATAATATCAAGAACCCTACACCAGAATTGCAAATTGAGTTATAGGTCAATGAGAGAATATAGCTTTTGGTAAAAATATACCAAGATGATTTTTGTATAAATTCTGAAGCACTGCAGAAACCTGGCAAAACCATTCATCTGATCAAGTAAAATGAGTGATCCATACACTTAGTTGGACCAGATTGTTAACAAAAATACATGGATTCATTAATGTGCCTTAGTTGTCAGAATTGGAGTTTGCCTTTGCATTCAAAGGTTAATAATTTGCCACGGTTTAAAGCAAAAGCGTGAAGTAACCTTATCAGAATAGGGATTGTAGTTTATATTTTGAATCCATACTACTTAGACAGATATTGCTATAGGGCATAGTTCAGGTATAGTCTACCCGCTTGGAAATTAGGAGGGCAACGGTTGGAAAATTTTGAGGGTTTTAGAGTAAAGGACCTTGATCTTAGCCTTCGGAAATCAAAGAGGTTAGAATGATCAAACCAGGGTAATGAAGCCTCTTTAGTTAGCATTTACATATAAACCAAAATTGTTGAGTCTCCTGCCGAGCATGGGTGGTGGAGACAGGAGAGAACTAGAGAGAGGAAGTTAGACTTACCGGGCAGCAATTCCTGAATACACATCAGCTGGTTTGTCCCCTGCAACAAGATTCACTGCAGCTGCTCCCAACTGAAAGCCAAAGCAGTTCAATTAACATaccaaagaacaaaaaaaaaaaggtattcaTCCAGATTTAAGCTAATTGAATCACTCATTCACTATATATACAAGCTGGACATTCAGTTAACATGGAGAAACACAGGCTACCGTATTTAATCAAACTTTAATGACTTTTCACTTGCTACGAGTGAAGAAGCCATTCTACTAAACAAGTGAGAATGAAGAGATACCCAGATATTAAGAAAAACCACATTTAAGAATCAATAATCCATGTATGGAATGTAGTTGAACTTGAACATTTTGTAGATCCCTCAAATCTCTTCCCCTCTATAGCCAGACCCAAAACCTTGATTGAATCTTTCTTTAAATTCTAATTAACAATAAAGTTAAAAGCATAATTGGATTATTGAAAGTATCAATAGTTATGCTTTCTGCTTTTAGTATAAGGAAAACAGTTTGAAACATCCAAATTTGGCTAAGCTGGATAAAATATCTCTATGAAATATGACTAAGAGAAAAGCGCATTACCTTATCTCTTCCCAATGCAGCATAGTGTTGTAAACCATTGCACGAACCATCCTTGCAGAAGATTAAGACATAAAAACCCAATATTATGATTCAGGCAATTGAAATACAATGAAACCCTCGGAGCATGGTTCATCAAAATGATCATGAACACCAGAGAATACAGCTATAGTGGCAATAACATCACATAAAAAACAGCACTTCTAGCAGTTAGCACTATCTATCAATCACATGAAGCAAACAGTCTCATCTTTTAATACAGTGATAATGATCTCAATAAATCCTAGATAGAGGGTATTGCATCCTCAAAAGGAGAAAACCTCCAAAATCTATAGAGTAGGAAAGTACACACAAAGGTGTTTCTATGTATAAATTCATGTGTGTTGGTTTCTAGAAGCACTTGACTAAAAACCCAAAGAATTAACAGAGAAATAAGAAATTCAGCATCTACTTTTCATTTTTGCTAAGGGAAAAATACCTGGTGGACAGGCATGTGCGAAATGGTAGCCTCTGGTATGGAACTTCTCAAAGCTTCAGAGAGATTAATACATGCTGCCAAGCATTGGAAAGGGTCCTCTGCACTTAACCACCAGCGCTTTCCTTCAAGAGGTCTGTCCGCTGAATCAAAGATATCATCcaaatgacactctgtaaattcTACTCGACCCTCATAGGACAACTTGTCCACTCCTCCAGCATATAAATTCGCCAAATGTATCTTCAGCCAGCGTAAGCCTGATTTACCAAGGGGACGTCCCTCTGCAAACTCCAAGACACCTCGACATAGATCAGAGCCAAGATGATTTAGGTACGGATGCATAGGGTATGCTCGGCCTCGAAAATCAAGGTTGTGTGGGTAGTAGAAGCCAACCTCATCTTTCATCTTTCGAGCCACCTATCTCCAATAGAAAATAAAGTTAACGTGCAATATTAAAAACATGATATGACAGAAAGTCAATGAAACTGATTAAGGCAGCTTCTTACAGCAAGTTTAAGTTCAACATCACACCGCTGTGAATGCCTTTCATTATTCTCCTTTTTAACAGCTTTTACCTTCCACTTCCATTTCCGAATTTCTGTTTCATCTTCAGTGTCTGGCTCCTCAGGCAGAGGAacctatttaaaatttaaaaattaataggtGATGGAAGATCattaacttgaaaaataagaaaGAGCAAATTAATATTCAATAAGCAATAAAACAGTGGACTTCACAAGAAAACAAATTATCTCTCCTCagaaacaaaaaataatgaataaaagatAATATAAACCAGCACAAGAAAATCAAATTCTACTTATTTGGCATGTACCCACATCTTCACGGTCAACCAAGTCTGCAAGACGGCCTCCATTAGCCCATAATCTGTCTACTACACCAAGAATCCTTCTATTTATCCTCCATTTGGTGTTCCCCAGTGTATCCAGGGCCTGATGCATGAGAAATAATAGAATCATTGTAACAAGAGGCTATACTGAACAGTGATATAAAGTTGGTGAGTGACAACAATTTATCAGAACTGTTCTCATTTTTAAGCGCAAACttatacatttattcaattatataattaaaacagcaatcttatataaaaataacaatataatatttaataaatattcgtaaaaaatgaataaaatatgtaattacatattaaattaaatgaaataagcCAACACTTAGAAGTGCAGAACATAGAGATATAAATATAAATCTCAAGGATTTCAAACCTCAAAAACAGGCTCTAATTGCTTCCTTGGAGTTCTTTTAACAGTTTCACGTTGCTGTTTTGCTCCATGTGTCCGCATGACATATGATGGTAAAAACAAATAAGCACCTTGGTCATACCTGCCAAAGTATCACAAAGTTCTTCAGTGATTGGATAGGAACTGAACAAGTGGgacaataatcatatatatatatagctttttCAAGTTGACATATGAAGATATTTGCATAAGCGGGAAAATTTTGTACCAAGCTGTCAGTGTATCTGAATGAGTAGAGGGAATAAACTGTACAAAGATAGGACCTTGAGAACATACCCTGTCCAGTTTTGTGGAGGCACTAACATCGGCATATAAGGAATGACCATGTGCTTAGCCTGCTTGCACAAGCGATATTAGTTTATCCATATGCTTTCAAGTAGAGAAATTTATTCAAGG from Gossypium hirsutum isolate 1008001.06 chromosome D12, Gossypium_hirsutum_v2.1, whole genome shotgun sequence includes these protein-coding regions:
- the LOC107946348 gene encoding DNA-directed RNA polymerase 1B, mitochondrial, encoding MWRSLLKQASHAHKSKFVPESCTSSLSSSSSTGFCQTSAFINKFRPSKAINHGFSGCPLLGFRENYVFPSQKDCLGRFGFSHSGNPLTFSGKFWNFKGYASAAEAIVSNEDDLSGSEEINELVEAMIKEERKESFSKQPKIMVGGMGVAKYNTLKRRQIKIETEAWEEAAKEYQELIADMCEQKLAPNLPYVKSLFLGWFEPLRDSIAAEQEVCKGNFKISHAAYFNELSADMMAVVTMHKLMGLLMTNTAGTGGIRVVQAACQIGEAIENEARIQKFLEKTKKKNTTDKKSVIESEPETTEQGKLAKNEEKLRKKVTQLMKKQKVHQVREIVKGRDTSKPWGQEAHVKVGCRLIQLLMENAYIQPPVDQIGDGPPDIRPAFVHALKNVIKDGNKGSRRYGVIECDPLVRKGLEKTAKHMVIPYMPMLVPPQNWTGYDQGAYLFLPSYVMRTHGAKQQRETVKRTPRKQLEPVFEALDTLGNTKWRINRRILGVVDRLWANGGRLADLVDREDVPLPEEPDTEDETEIRKWKWKVKAVKKENNERHSQRCDVELKLAVARKMKDEVGFYYPHNLDFRGRAYPMHPYLNHLGSDLCRGVLEFAEGRPLGKSGLRWLKIHLANLYAGGVDKLSYEGRVEFTECHLDDIFDSADRPLEGKRWWLSAEDPFQCLAACINLSEALRSSIPEATISHMPVHQDGSCNGLQHYAALGRDKLGAAAVNLVAGDKPADVYSGIAARVLDIMKRDAQEDPATNPNALHARLLINQVDRKLVKQTVMTSVYGVTYVGARDQIKRRLKERGAVADDTQLFVASCYAARTTLTALGEMFQAARSIMGWLGECAKVIASENQPVRWVTPLGLPVVQPYRQLGRHLIKTSLQVLTLQRETDKVMVKRQRTAFPPNFVHSLDGSHMMMTAVACKKAGLNFAGVHDSYWTHACDVDEMNRILREKFVELYEAPILENLLESFQKAFPSLNFPPLPERGDFDLREVLESPYFFN